In one Nicotiana tomentosiformis chromosome 6, ASM39032v3, whole genome shotgun sequence genomic region, the following are encoded:
- the LOC138893870 gene encoding uncharacterized protein has protein sequence MKGMMRFGKRGKLSHWYAGPYSIIKKIDQVAYKLELLLKLGAVHLVFHVAMLRKLLGDPSRITLIEDVQLIEDLSYEEIPIAILDHQLRKLRTKEVASVKVLWRNNNIKEMNWEAEEDMESRYPHLFQNTRDNVETNMEGTTQSTSDDG, from the coding sequence ATGAAAGGAATGATGAGGTTTGGTAAGAGAGGCAAGCTTAGCCACTGGTATGCAGGACCATATTCGATTATCAAGAAAATCGACCAAGTAGCTTACAAGCTTGAATTGCTCCTGAAATTAGGAGCAGTTCATCTGGTGTTTCATGTAGCCATGCTTCGTAAGTTATTAGGTGATCCCTCTCGCATTACCCTCATTGAGGATGTCCAGCTCATAGAGGACCTATCCTATGAGGAAATTCCGATAGCTATCCTAGATCACCAACTTCGTAAGTTGCGAACCAAAGAGgtagcttcagttaaagtactttggaggaacaacAATATAAAGGAAATGAACTGGGAAGCCGAAGAGGATATGGAATCCAGATATCCTCATTTGTTTCAGAATACACGAGATAATGTTGAGACGAATATGGAGGGCACAACTCAAAGTACGTCGGATGATGGTTGA